Within the Flavobacterium sp. N502536 genome, the region AAGTTCTTTCGTCCTTCATGACAATTTCTTCGATTTGCTCTTTGGTTAGATCCAAAGGCAATTCGATAGTGAAACGCATTTTTCCGTTGAAAGAAACCGGGTATTCCTTGCTCGTTTCTACCAAATGTTTTGCTTCAAAAACCGGGAAAGAAACTTCTGAAATCGAAGTTGTATTTCCTAATTGCTGCCATAATTCTTCAGCAATATGTGGTGCATAAGGCGAAACTAAAATCGCTAACGGCTCTAAAATAGCTTGAATGGCAATTTTGAGCAGACAATTCGTTTACACAAATCATAAACTGAGAAACGGAAGTATTAAAAGAGAAACTCTCAATGTCTTCTGCTGCTTTTTTAATGGTTTTGTGCAATGATTTTAAGTTGTCTTTTGTTGGCTCGTCCTTGTTTACGATTAAGCCATTATTTTCATCAAAATACAATCTCCATAATTTTTTCAGGAAACCAAAAACTC harbors:
- a CDS encoding class I tRNA ligase family protein, with the protein product MLKIAIQAILEPLAILVSPYAPHIAEELWQQLGNTTSISEVSFPVFEAKHLVETSKEYPVSFNGKMRFTIELPLDLTKEQIEEIVMKDERTLRQLEGRTPNKVIIVPSKIINLVG